One Brevibacterium spongiae DNA segment encodes these proteins:
- a CDS encoding DUF3866 family protein: MIHWRKGIVTAIRSTRPGYTDVDVELDQALPDTDVTSIRAVAYTDAVGQPSLGDTVLVNVSALAKRLGTGGFGLIVALPDALPEDPPEGPGHLVKDRYSPLQTMVLGVDDQESEHHAVLAEAEHLDGMPVVVADLHSALPAIIAGIRAVDPGLRVAYVLSDGAALPAPFSQAAAGLKEAGWLTGTISTGQSWGGDLEAVTIHSGLLAAKHVMGADITIVAQGPGNLGTGTKYGYSGLVTGDHLNAAALLAGRPVGLLRMSNADARGRHFGISHHSLTPLREIARPGMIVPVPDFSTLTEAERAEMDPDPAVVADVVGAQLGGLAMHDLVDVDLGGLWAALRSSPVGLSTMGRKLPADAASFLAAAAAGRCAAEL, translated from the coding sequence ATGATTCATTGGCGCAAAGGAATCGTCACAGCGATTCGCTCCACCCGGCCAGGATACACAGATGTCGACGTGGAACTGGACCAGGCGCTGCCCGACACAGATGTGACGTCCATCCGCGCGGTCGCCTACACCGATGCCGTCGGGCAGCCAAGCCTCGGAGACACCGTGCTCGTGAATGTCTCTGCCCTGGCCAAGCGCCTGGGCACCGGCGGTTTCGGGCTCATCGTGGCGCTGCCCGACGCGCTGCCCGAGGATCCGCCGGAGGGACCCGGGCATCTGGTCAAGGACCGCTATTCGCCTCTGCAGACGATGGTGCTCGGCGTCGACGATCAGGAATCCGAACACCATGCTGTCCTCGCCGAGGCGGAGCACCTCGACGGCATGCCAGTGGTCGTGGCCGATCTGCATTCGGCCCTGCCGGCGATCATCGCCGGCATCCGTGCCGTCGATCCCGGCCTGCGTGTGGCGTATGTGCTCAGCGACGGCGCGGCACTGCCCGCCCCGTTCTCACAGGCGGCAGCCGGTCTCAAGGAAGCCGGATGGCTGACCGGGACGATCAGCACCGGGCAGTCCTGGGGCGGTGACCTCGAAGCGGTGACCATCCATTCCGGTCTCCTCGCCGCCAAACACGTCATGGGTGCCGATATCACCATCGTCGCGCAGGGGCCGGGGAACCTCGGCACCGGCACGAAGTACGGGTATTCGGGTCTCGTCACCGGCGACCATCTCAATGCCGCGGCTCTGCTCGCCGGACGTCCCGTGGGGCTGCTGCGGATGTCGAACGCCGATGCCCGCGGTCGTCACTTCGGCATCTCCCACCATTCTCTGACGCCGCTGAGAGAGATCGCGCGGCCGGGAATGATCGTTCCGGTGCCCGACTTCTCCACCCTCACCGAGGCGGAGCGGGCCGAGATGGATCCGGATCCTGCCGTCGTGGCAGACGTCGTCGGGGCACAGCTGGGTGGCCTGGCCATGCATGATCTCGTCGACGTCGACCTGGGCGGTCTGTGGGCGGCGCTCCGCTCCTCCCCCGTCGGCCTGTCCACGATGGGACGGAAGCTGCCGGCCGATGCAGCGTCGTTCCTGGCCGCAGCCGCCGCCGGACGCTGCGCCGCCGAACTGTGA
- a CDS encoding FKBP-type peptidyl-prolyl cis-trans isomerase has translation MSKQKPEVDFPGGDAPTELIITDDIVGTGAEAGPGDTVSVHYVGVAHSTGEEFDASYNRGTPLEFRLGSGMVISGWDQGIQGMKVGGRRTLQIPPHLAYGDQGAGGVIRPGESLIFVCDLENVR, from the coding sequence ATGAGCAAGCAGAAGCCAGAAGTCGATTTCCCCGGCGGCGACGCCCCCACCGAACTCATCATCACCGATGACATCGTCGGCACCGGCGCCGAGGCGGGACCCGGCGACACCGTGAGCGTGCACTACGTGGGAGTCGCCCATTCCACCGGTGAGGAGTTCGACGCATCCTACAACCGCGGCACCCCGCTGGAGTTCCGTCTCGGTTCCGGGATGGTCATCTCCGGTTGGGACCAGGGCATCCAGGGGATGAAGGTCGGCGGCCGCCGCACCCTGCAGATCCCTCCCCACCTCGCCTACGGAGACCAGGGAGCCGGCGGAGTCATCCGCCCCGGCGAGTCACTCATCTTCGTCTGCGATCTCGAGAACGTGCGCTGA
- a CDS encoding helix-turn-helix transcriptional regulator, with protein sequence MNLLIALRASRGWVSRKTLMSVIDGYSGLDEVAFDRKFSRDKELLRHMGITIATRAEHDAYGDAGETGYRISTADYAMDEVDLTPAEVAAVTVAASFWSETELGESSAQALTKLRALGIDLDQQGLGPAQIEPGSAARRLASANFADALHHINAREAIGFRYHKPGQSARKVRLEPYALLSRGDRVYLIGFDLDRQARRTFRLSRVEGGIAKLGGREPGDYTIPADFSPELALQSSSEMAVVAEAKLNIRAHRADPLRRRQVREDGADVIIEFSDVDTLAAEIVGYGDAVAAVEPPELVRAVDRRRETIRDSLNRLGGASVLSA encoded by the coding sequence ATGAACCTGCTCATCGCACTGCGCGCCTCGCGCGGTTGGGTCTCCCGCAAAACGCTGATGAGCGTCATCGACGGCTATTCCGGACTCGACGAAGTCGCCTTCGACCGCAAATTCTCCCGCGACAAAGAGCTGCTGCGCCATATGGGCATCACGATCGCCACCCGCGCCGAACACGACGCGTACGGAGACGCGGGGGAGACCGGCTACCGGATCTCCACTGCCGACTACGCGATGGACGAAGTCGACCTCACCCCGGCCGAGGTCGCCGCCGTCACCGTCGCCGCCTCCTTCTGGTCGGAGACCGAGCTCGGCGAATCCAGCGCCCAGGCACTGACGAAGCTGCGCGCGCTGGGCATCGACCTCGACCAGCAGGGTCTCGGACCGGCGCAGATCGAACCCGGCTCCGCCGCCCGCCGTCTCGCCAGCGCGAACTTCGCCGATGCCCTCCACCACATCAACGCCCGCGAGGCCATCGGCTTCCGCTACCACAAGCCGGGACAGAGTGCTCGGAAGGTGCGGCTGGAACCCTACGCTCTGCTCAGCCGCGGCGACCGCGTCTACCTCATCGGCTTCGACCTCGACCGGCAGGCACGGCGGACGTTCCGCCTCTCCCGCGTTGAAGGCGGCATCGCAAAGCTCGGCGGACGCGAGCCCGGCGACTACACGATCCCCGCGGACTTCTCGCCCGAGCTGGCGCTGCAGTCGAGTTCGGAGATGGCGGTGGTCGCCGAGGCGAAGCTGAACATCCGCGCCCACCGGGCCGACCCGCTGCGACGTCGCCAGGTGCGCGAGGACGGCGCTGACGTGATCATCGAATTCTCCGACGTCGACACACTCGCGGCGGAGATCGTCGGCTACGGCGATGCCGTCGCAGCCGTGGAACCGCCCGAACTCGTGCGAGCTGTGGACCGACGCCGCGAGACGATCCGCGATTCCCTCAACCGACTCGGAGGTGCCAGTGTCCTCAGCGCGTGA
- a CDS encoding FKBP-type peptidyl-prolyl cis-trans isomerase: MRTKVLSAIAAGLLLLSACGQGDESDDSTTPPPSVAAQDAKSTSLDDITVEGKKGEKPKVSFESPLVIEKAEKKVLEKGTGDKIADGEQVTAQMTLVSGTSGKVVESSYDSKSPAGFPMDKSQISEDLYNALLDVKVGSRVMLSLNGSAQQGEAAQTLVYIIDVEKTSRPLTRAEGEKADQSDNPVTVKWGDDGAPSISKPKGEKPKDLETYTTIEGKGPEVKKGQSVAVKYSGWLWDDTSKTFDSNWKRGGQPFAVEPVGEAPVIDGWNEGLVGQKVGSQVVLVIPPDKGYGKQGSEPSIPGDATLIFVVDILSAQG, from the coding sequence GTGCGCACCAAAGTGCTCAGCGCCATTGCGGCCGGCCTGCTGCTGCTCTCGGCCTGCGGGCAGGGCGACGAGTCAGATGATTCGACCACACCTCCGCCCTCAGTGGCTGCCCAGGACGCGAAGTCGACAAGCCTCGACGACATCACGGTCGAAGGCAAGAAGGGCGAGAAGCCGAAGGTCAGCTTCGAGTCCCCGCTGGTGATCGAGAAGGCCGAGAAGAAGGTGCTGGAGAAGGGCACGGGAGACAAGATCGCCGACGGCGAACAGGTCACCGCCCAGATGACTCTGGTGTCGGGCACGAGCGGGAAGGTCGTCGAATCCAGTTACGATTCGAAGTCTCCCGCCGGATTCCCCATGGACAAGTCCCAGATCTCAGAGGACCTGTACAACGCGCTCCTCGACGTCAAGGTCGGCTCCCGGGTCATGCTGTCGCTCAACGGCAGCGCCCAGCAGGGGGAGGCCGCGCAGACGCTCGTCTACATCATCGATGTGGAGAAGACCTCTCGCCCGCTCACCCGCGCCGAGGGTGAGAAGGCCGACCAGTCGGACAACCCGGTGACGGTGAAGTGGGGCGATGACGGGGCCCCATCGATCTCGAAGCCCAAGGGTGAGAAGCCGAAGGACCTCGAGACGTACACGACGATCGAAGGCAAGGGGCCCGAGGTCAAGAAGGGCCAGAGCGTGGCCGTGAAGTACTCCGGCTGGCTCTGGGACGACACCTCGAAGACCTTCGACTCGAACTGGAAGAGGGGCGGGCAGCCGTTCGCCGTCGAACCCGTCGGAGAGGCACCGGTCATCGACGGCTGGAACGAAGGCCTCGTCGGACAGAAGGTCGGCAGCCAGGTCGTCCTCGTCATCCCGCCGGACAAGGGCTACGGCAAACAGGGCAGCGAACCCTCGATCCCGGGTGATGCGACCCTCATCTTCGTCGTCGACATCCTCTCCGCCCAAGGCTGA
- a CDS encoding WYL domain-containing protein translates to MSSARERLTRLLSLVPYLDAHPGADLEDTAAYFGIDSDTLIDDLQLLFVTGRPGHMPDDLIDASWEGGQIFISNAEEVSVPVRLSAEEAGVLVLALELLSSLPGLDSEAVATAASKLRLAAGENLRTAVDVSPIDVDEELLSAMRQAVDDESALQIEYYVASRDELTTRIIAPTNLVPGSDWYVDAWCYSAGAPRRFALGSIRTWEPADHPPLSVSESSSRSHEVTLGFDGRGAWLADELDVTEREYFDNGETSVRVRLLVHSVDWLSRFLLCHADVITEVDDTDAVSAALRRLG, encoded by the coding sequence GTGTCCTCAGCGCGTGAGCGACTGACGAGGCTGCTCAGCCTCGTGCCCTACCTCGACGCCCACCCGGGCGCCGACCTCGAGGACACAGCCGCCTACTTCGGCATCGACTCCGACACCCTCATCGACGATCTGCAGCTCCTCTTCGTCACCGGACGTCCGGGGCACATGCCCGATGACCTCATCGACGCCAGCTGGGAAGGCGGGCAGATCTTCATCTCCAACGCCGAAGAGGTCTCCGTGCCCGTGCGGCTGAGCGCGGAGGAAGCCGGAGTCCTCGTCCTCGCACTCGAACTGCTCTCCTCACTGCCGGGACTCGACTCGGAGGCTGTGGCCACCGCCGCGAGCAAGCTGCGCCTCGCGGCGGGGGAGAACCTGCGCACCGCCGTCGACGTCAGCCCCATCGACGTCGACGAAGAGCTGCTGAGTGCGATGCGGCAGGCCGTCGACGACGAGTCGGCGCTGCAGATCGAGTACTATGTGGCCTCCCGTGACGAGCTGACCACGCGGATCATCGCTCCGACGAACCTCGTGCCCGGTTCAGACTGGTATGTCGACGCCTGGTGCTATTCGGCCGGTGCTCCGCGCCGATTCGCCCTCGGCAGCATCAGAACGTGGGAACCGGCGGATCATCCGCCGCTGTCCGTGAGCGAATCGTCGTCCCGATCCCATGAGGTCACACTCGGATTCGACGGCAGGGGAGCCTGGCTGGCCGATGAACTCGACGTGACGGAACGTGAATACTTCGACAACGGTGAGACGAGTGTGCGGGTGCGTCTGCTGGTGCATTCCGTCGACTGGCTGAGCCGGTTTCTGCTCTGCCATGCCGATGTCATCACCGAGGTCGATGACACCGACGCGGTGTCGGCCGCCCTGCGACGACTCGGCTGA
- the tatC gene encoding twin-arginine translocase subunit TatC, which yields MKENSQRRASRSRKKNPEKKMPVVGHLVELRNRVIIAAIAIAIGAVGGWFLYDPVLDILQEPIRTIRDNGGRMAEINFAGVASPFDLKIKLSFFIGLFLSCPIWLYEIWAFIVPGLKSKEKLYSLGFLGAAIPLFLAGSTMAFFALPNAVKALTSFTPEGGTNIIPAQDYLSFVMVIIVVFGLAFVLPVLMVGLNMLGILSAERIKKSWRIIVMLVFLFAAIATPTPDAMSMFFLVIPMMTLFCLAWVICVFNDRRRKKRLIAQGLWVDEDEFTDEEKND from the coding sequence GTGAAAGAGAACAGTCAGCGGAGAGCCTCTCGTTCACGGAAGAAGAATCCTGAGAAGAAGATGCCCGTCGTCGGGCACCTCGTCGAGCTGCGCAACCGCGTCATCATCGCGGCCATCGCCATCGCAATCGGTGCGGTCGGCGGCTGGTTCCTCTACGATCCCGTCCTCGACATCCTGCAGGAGCCGATCCGGACCATCCGTGACAACGGGGGACGAATGGCGGAGATCAACTTCGCCGGAGTCGCCTCTCCGTTCGATCTGAAGATCAAACTCTCGTTCTTCATCGGGCTCTTCCTCTCCTGCCCCATCTGGCTCTACGAGATCTGGGCCTTCATCGTCCCAGGACTCAAAAGCAAGGAGAAGCTGTACTCGCTGGGGTTCCTCGGCGCTGCGATTCCGCTGTTCCTCGCCGGGTCGACGATGGCGTTCTTCGCCCTGCCCAATGCCGTGAAGGCGCTGACGTCGTTCACGCCCGAAGGCGGAACGAACATCATCCCTGCTCAGGACTATCTGAGCTTCGTGATGGTCATCATCGTCGTCTTCGGTCTCGCGTTCGTCCTGCCCGTGCTCATGGTGGGACTGAATATGCTGGGCATCCTCTCGGCAGAGCGGATCAAGAAGTCATGGCGCATCATCGTCATGCTCGTGTTCCTGTTCGCCGCCATCGCCACCCCGACGCCCGACGCGATGTCCATGTTCTTCCTCGTCATCCCCATGATGACGCTGTTCTGCCTGGCATGGGTGATCTGTGTGTTCAACGACCGACGACGCAAGAAGCGCCTCATCGCTCAGGGCCTGTGGGTCGATGAGGACGAATTCACCGACGAAGAGAAGAATGACTGA
- the tatA gene encoding Sec-independent protein translocase subunit TatA, translating to MRPSFVQIAIVILIIVIIFGAPKLPQLARSLGQSMKIFKSEVKDLRDDDEDSTTKSTEPGALNQNSSNDSTTATGGTTGADAPSREKQDPQSHEK from the coding sequence ATGAGACCAAGTTTCGTGCAGATCGCGATCGTGATCCTCATCATCGTGATCATCTTCGGCGCGCCCAAACTGCCGCAGCTGGCCCGGAGCCTGGGACAGTCGATGAAGATCTTCAAGTCCGAGGTCAAGGACCTGCGCGACGACGATGAGGACTCGACGACGAAATCCACCGAACCGGGAGCACTCAACCAGAACTCCTCGAACGACTCGACCACGGCGACCGGTGGGACCACCGGTGCGGATGCGCCGAGTCGGGAGAAGCAGGACCCGCAGTCTCACGAGAAGTGA